TGCTAGCCTTATGTTCccgttttttataaatgttaAGGTTTGTTTCGATGTTTTTTACTAATTTGTCGACTTTTAGATAATTGTATGGATTATTTGTAATACCCTTTATATTGTCTGAGAACATTGaattattcattatatgATTAATATCATTACTATCGAATGATTCTATAGTATCTTCCTTATTTGTTGgtactttattattttcattttcaatgGGTGGAATTGCTTCTTTTAATAAgggattttttttagccaatattaataatcccatatttaaaaagttgcTATTCCCCTCCATTTTTGCATCTATCTTATTATTGATATcctttatattaatattattatcctCATAAACTACAttaacattattttcatcatattcatttccactatttgatttatttttcgaaGCATTTTCCAATTCATCTTCTTCAAGTATTTCATCTGATTCGTTTATTTCGTTGTTTTGATTTGCTTTCCTATTTTCTTCGTTTTCTTTTTGGAAATTATCATCCCCATTTTCGTCATCTACACCTTCGTGCTCATTTCTTGTTCGTAAGtgatttttttccttttgtccttcatttttttgttctatTTCGCcaccttttttataataaccATTTGATGCTGcttcttcatcattttcttttacatTAAAATCTTTATCATTCGCATTTCTTTCATAGTTTAATATATCAGTATCGTCTTCGGCATAATTGTCATGCActtcataataattattacaattataatcatctcctatattttcaattgcaattccttttttttttaattttgtaataGTTTTAtctattaaatattcagATTTATTTTCCCCAGATTTTTCGTTAACTTTTCCATTCGATGCTTCTTCATGCTTCCTTTTGTAAACCACTATTCCGTTTTGAtctttttgaaaattaacaattatacttgttaaaatattatctttagaatttttattaaaataaaaaggcaCAAATGTAATATTATCGTCTGATGTCTTTATTATCTCATGTATTCTTTTgtccatatttttatatttcatttcttcatcttgtttattttgaaatGAAGTATCGTTTTGCTCTGTATAATTAACAATAGAATTTTCTGTTTGTTCATTGCccctttttatttcatatgtgctattattttcttggtaatttttcatttcctcATAATTACCATTATTAAAGTCTTCATTAAAATAGTTTAATTGGCTAGCACTATTAGTGTAACCTTTATAGGTATTATTGTCCTTATTGCTGCCAAAGAAATAAGGATGATTGGTATGATCAGACTTTATCATTTCATTATCATCagaattttcatttttattttcttctagTAAGCTTATATCGTTTGGGCCTAATTGATAATATTCTAATTGTCTTTTTGCATATTGTTgatcttttaaaatattgtcattattattatattgttcatttaatttattttctatttttaatttttcttcttttacttttaataaaatattttttcctaaatggaaaattttatttttaatatcttctatatcactttttttcttaatatcattttctattttaatttgttcatCTATAATATGATCTTGatctatataattttttggaGTTTCATCAgggtttttaaaaaaggaagtaaaataatcaaaaacCGAATTTGCTTCTTTATGTGTCtctttatttcctttttcatttaaaatattcataataatatatattaaggacatttttacatttttatgtgtATAGTCATTTAGTATTACATTGTAAAAATTCCGATATTTTgtcaaattattaaatattaataaaagttTGTAAATTATCTGATAATCTGTGGCGTCATTTtgatattcattttttctaatcATTAAAAGtctttcatttaaaatgtatataatagttCTCATATAATTGTTACTGAAAAGGAAATACTCACATTTTCTGTCCTCAATGATTTTATGCAGCAggttaatataatttagtTTGTCTTGGCTGCTTGATACattgtttaattttttaaaaaatgcatcGAAACCTACAAATATTTGGagaataaatgaaatatgaCAACAAGAATaagatgaagaaaatacgacatataaaatatatcagCGTCCAAGTGAATGCAAAACAATATAGAAAGGGATAACATATTTCCTTcccttttgttttttatagattaatatatagtttttaaattatgtttgttttatacatacctatatatttgttaacGGCATCATTGAAAGCGTAGATAttcttttgttttctttcttttctGAAAACTTtgactttttttattctagttaaatttattttctttgaaATTGGtgtgatatatttaaacaaatttttttgcattcTTAGGGATAACGAAAACATATGAAGAAAGACGTAAACTATATAAACCAATagtatataaacatttttagtcattttatttgataaaaaaaaataataaaataaatctaaaaaaaaatattataaaaatttaaaaataacgaATACACTCCAAGGAGcgcataaataaatatattacattttttttcataatacaaaaatggTATGACATATGAAGAATATATGGATTAACGTATTTATCATGCCATTACattcttatatttatttattttttatttatatatcttcaatcattttatctttacaattttccattatatataatttttatttatattccaAATGTTTTGATTTCTAATATGtcaaacatttttattgttacatgtttttattttataatgtaCACACACTTTGTGTTTAAGATGATTAGTGTAATGATGGTTATTTGGCATAAACactatttcattttattataattttttttatctttgttttattatatattttgctctccctttatttaatttcacaaaaatattatataaacgCATAGAAATAAACTAAATAGTGTGGGATATTAAACGATACCATTCAAGTGAATGAACAATGGGAATGTTTCAATATTCGTTCatgaatttattaattatttacctttatttattttattataacattGGCGTTCATATAAGAACaaaagttttttatttattatacattttcaaaaaatataaagtaatatactaataaattaaaacatgAGATTAAGCTAAAcagttttaatatatacataaatacataattatatgtatatataatattgtttgaaaaaaaactaatttaaaacattttttctttgaAGGTTATAAAAGTAGATTATATAaagtataaattttatgatattaaaaaaaaataagaaatgcatacacacatatataaacaaagtagcattttaatgaattattcgtattattttatgagacaaaaaaataaaaatataaaaagagaaaaattttatatatttttactttatatctatagatttttttaagtatgGGTTTATTCCTTTCTTTACTCCATCATAGTTATTATCATGAGTCTTGAATTTGGGGTTTTGGCTATTATATGTCTTcatctttttcatatacTTAAGTTTATTATGAACTCTTGCATTACCATCAGttgattttctttttcttacTAAACCTTTgttttgtataatatttttatttggcaTTCTTctatcatttatttcattttcttgaTCAACTAGTTGTTTtcttatttctttattttttttatccataattgtttttctttgttcttttctattttttttaaacttaaGCATGCTTTTAATATTCTCATCGTCTATTTCAtcatgcatattttttccaaatgaataattattcaatggattttgttctttattatcataagaattattcttattttgaattttattaaactttttataagaaacaaaatcatcatttgcattattattcattaatttgtttttattcttttgttttattttattaatattattcctaaatattttattttcatgaAAACTagtattatcattttcattgttCATTTCAGGTAATTCTACAAATTTCAATAAATCATTTGATGTCATACCAACATTACTTAAATTATTCATtctatttttctttttgctcaacattttcatttttttctttaagaTTTTATCATCGAAATCTGTGAATTTCTcttccaatttttttaagtaattttcttcttcaatCTTTTCTGGTTTATTTGATACcatatcttttatttcttttaaaaatatgcttctttcattttttattttttctctttgcttttttttttcttctttcattttttccctTATATGACTGTCAGTATATTCTGTTATAATACTTTTGCtaactttatattttttgtttttgttatttCTATCCTCTTCAATTTCTTCGTCTTCCTCCTCTTCTTCTTCCTCATCTTCATCCTCATCCTCATCCTCATCTTCATCCTCGTCCTCTTCATCTTCCTCTTCTTCTTCCTCCTCGTCCTCTTCAACCTCTTCTTCCTCGTCTTCATATTCTTCATCCTCTTCTTCCTCAGTATCAACAGTTTTTTTTCCTATGCGTTTCTTCATACTTGTTTGTGCTTCATCGTCTGAGTTGCTTATATCTAACTCCTGCAATTGTCGCTTTGGAAGTTTATTAAGCTGTTGTATTTTGAAtttgattttattatctaattcatttgtttttgaAATGATTGTGTTAatgtatattaatttatctaAGACAGGATGATTATGGCTATAGCAATTCATAACTTTTAGAAAAACATAATaggtaatatatataatatatgtaagcattgtttcgttttttttcttaagaTAAAGTAAGgtgtttttattaatatcgGATGGACTAACATCATTTtcgttaatatttttaaattgaaataatttttgattttctttaatttcattaaaaactttttcaatatttagagataattcttttaaaataatttgatatTCTTGATGTTCACTCATTATCATTTCTTCAATATCctttttgtctttttcatctatattaatttcttttttcttttcttttaattcatttgcCATATTATTGATTAGTTTTTTAATAGcattttccttttcatcAATATCCATTtcattatctttattttttgaggAAATGCCATCTTTttcattcatatatatattgtatagatcaaaatcattttcatttaaattttctttttcttttttatttaaataaataacttCTTTCATtctttcatcattttcttcatcatcatcatcacTTGAAGAATTATCACTTTCatattgataataattttttttatcttttttccaagatacttttataaaatcgtcgttttctttatttcctatattttcattttccgTTTCATCGTCGTCACTTAAATCTTCCCCTTCATCTTCATCATCAAAATCATCATCCTCTTGGCTTTCCTCATCATTTGATAgcctttcttttttttttttccctttcgattttttattgatattattaatCGATTCGTCATTACTATCATCATTACTGTCACTTACTAAATTATCATCATATATTTCGTTGTCAATATCactatcattttcatcttcTATTTCAATATCCTCTGATTCAGACCCTTCAACAAACTTAACTTTGTTTGTATCAACTggaacataatttttttttttcatttttttatattatatctcctccaaaaaaataaataaaaaataacaatactAATGAAGAAGatcaattaaattaatattcaAGTTTCATCGAagtgttaataaaaatcatagtaaatttgtaaaatataatttataatcaGCATAAGCTATAACATatgacataaaaaatgataaaccaaaaaaatatggattttaaacaaaactgatattttatatatattattcgaattatttaatttattccTATTATTGTTTCTACAGTTGTTGCTGTTATCTTGTTTCCTTTGATATGCTACTgtttattatgtatatatattttttatattttttttatttaaaaaaattgtttttatttataatgacATACCTCATAATAACAGGCtaacttatatatatacaaatttaattatatggaaaaatttgaataatttatgtttttgtAAATTGCTTTTAtaggaataaataaaataaaaataatatcgaaaaaaatgcatatattattttttgtttgtattttattaaaagggcatatattgatatatacaataaataaatatcaatggctatattatttataagctCCGTTGTTAATACCAATattgtatgtatatatattattatatatatttttttttgcccattctaaaaatgaaacaaaaaagaaaaattaatataaaataatttttataaacccattatatatattttgcttACAgttaaatgtatatatacaaaaaatacacTAACTAAATGTAGCACAAAAATTGATAGTATATCAATACAAtgtgtttatttatttttaattaaagattattatagtaaaaaaaaattacaaaaataatatccaaagagaaaaattgtttcttataaaacaagaaatgatattatatgtatatatctTAATTTATCTGTGTATTAACTTAAATGTTTAGCACATTCACCAAAACTTTTTTAGTAGtatgtaataatagtatattacataaagtgtatttatgtattgtgtatatatttttacacgTTGAAATCTGGAATAATCATGCATTTGAGAATAGAGAAAATACCGcttcatttcttttttgtatttagtCCCTTTCATATTCCTTTaccttaaaaaaaatacaatatatcATACAtgaaatagtaaaaaattatgaatgaattaaaagaatTGAGTAAAAagatta
This genomic interval from Plasmodium chabaudi chabaudi strain AS genome assembly, chromosome: 11 contains the following:
- a CDS encoding Sas10 domain-containing protein, putative, translating into MKKKNYVPVDTNKVKFVEGSESEDIEIEDENDSDIDNEIYDDNLVSDSNDDSNDESINNINKKSKGKKKKERLSNDEESQEDDDFDDEDEGEDLSDDDETENENIGNKENDDFIKVSWKKDKKNYYQYESDNSSSDDDDEENDERMKEVIYLNKKEKENLNENDFDLYNIYMNEKDGISSKNKDNEMDIDEKENAIKKLINNMANELKEKKKEINIDEKDKKDIEEMIMSEHQEYQIILKELSLNIEKVFNEIKENQKLFQFKNINENDVSPSDINKNTLLYLKKKNETMLTYIIYITYYVFLKVMNCYSHNHPVLDKLIYINTIISKTNELDNKIKFKIQQLNKLPKRQLQELDISNSDDEAQTSMKKRIGKKTVDTEEEEDEEYEDEEEEVEEDEEEEEEEDEEDEDEDEDEDEDEDEEEEEEEDEEIEEDRNNKNKKYKVSKSIITEYTDSHIREKMKEEKKKQREKIKNERSIFLKEIKDMVSNKPEKIEEENYLKKLEEKFTDFDDKILKKKMKMLSKKKNRMNNLSNVGMTSNDLLKFVELPEMNNENDNTSFHENKIFRNNINKIKQKNKNKLMNNNANDDFVSYKKFNKIQNKNNSYDNKEQNPLNNYSFGKNMHDEIDDENIKSMLKFKKNRKEQRKTIMDKKNKEIRKQLVDQENEINDRRMPNKNIIQNKGLVRKRKSTDGNARVHNKLKYMKKMKTYNSQNPKFKTHDNNYDGVKKGINPYLKKSIDIK